Proteins from a single region of Thermomicrobiales bacterium:
- a CDS encoding cytochrome C, producing MSRTDALHLGGLLLAAVLLILTIFLPYWSITLHAPQYPKGLTIDAFVNEMRGDVSEVDGLNHYIGMMKLENAARIERTISRIAIPAIAVLAVLSFWVKSRLRWLLALPIIIYPIVFGLDLFAWLYYAGHSLDPKAALSSSISEFTPTILGTGIIGQFSTEATFRIGFYLAVLAAIIVLAVTIRGRSHDDSTT from the coding sequence ATGTCACGCACCGATGCGCTGCATCTGGGCGGGTTGCTCCTGGCGGCCGTGCTGCTGATCCTGACGATCTTCCTGCCGTACTGGTCGATTACGCTGCACGCACCGCAATACCCCAAGGGGCTCACGATCGACGCGTTCGTCAACGAGATGCGCGGCGATGTCTCCGAGGTCGATGGCCTCAACCACTATATCGGCATGATGAAGCTGGAAAACGCAGCCAGGATCGAGCGCACGATCTCGCGGATCGCGATTCCGGCGATCGCCGTGCTCGCCGTGCTGTCGTTCTGGGTCAAGAGCCGCTTGCGCTGGCTCCTGGCGTTGCCAATCATCATCTACCCGATCGTGTTCGGTCTCGATCTGTTCGCCTGGCTCTACTACGCGGGTCACTCCCTGGACCCGAAGGCCGCTCTTAGCTCTTCGATCTCCGAGTTCACGCCAACGATCCTCGGCACCGGGATCATCGGCCAGTTCAGTACCGAAGCAACATTCCGAATTGGCTTCTATCTCGCCGTGCTCGCAGCGATCATCGTGTTGGCCGTGACAATACGAGGACGGTCACACGATGACAGCACGA